The following coding sequences are from one Dreissena polymorpha isolate Duluth1 chromosome 8, UMN_Dpol_1.0, whole genome shotgun sequence window:
- the LOC127840738 gene encoding uncharacterized protein LOC127840738, whose amino-acid sequence MTARLVGPQEPLMATVKRRKLAWFGHVTSNFTRLNPEVQQTNNRHPLSAGTKLSITLRHLATGDNYRSLAYGFRCGISTISERIPEVCTATVQLYKDEVFNAPITTEARRHLSHQFEQRWNVPHSFGTFDGKHIAIKKQANTGSFYRNYKGFFSIPMLALVDAEYKFIWIELGS is encoded by the exons aTGACTGCAagacttgttggtccacaagagcccctaATGGCAACCGTTAAACGACGAAAGCtagcttggtttggacacgtcaccag CAACTTTACCAGATTAAACCCTGAGGTGCAGCAGACTAACAACAGGCACCCCCTCTCAGCTGGTACCAAGCTGTCAATCACCTTGAGACATCTGGCCACTGGGGACAACTACAGATCACTGGCATATGGATTCAGATGTGGTATCTCCACCATATCAGAGCGGATTCCAGAAGTGTGCACAGCCACTGTACAGTTGTATAAAGATGAGGTTTTCAACGCACCTATAACCACTGAAGCACGGAGACACCTTTCCCATCAGTTTGAACAGAGGTGGAATGTCCCCCATTCATTTGGTACCTTTGATGGAAAGCACATTGCCATCAAGAAGCAAGCAAACACAGGCAGTTTCTACCGCAACTACAAGGGGTTCTTCTCCATACCAATGCTGGCCCTTGTAGATGCAGAATACAAGTTCATCTGGATTGAGCTGGGAAGTTAA
- the LOC127840739 gene encoding uncharacterized protein LOC127840739, with amino-acid sequence MFDIVRFIPSTVKFTSTVCVHPVYKVCQFIPSTVKFTSTVCVHPVYKVCQFIPSTVKFTSTVCVHPVYKVCQFIPSSVKFTSTVCVHPVYKVCQFILSTVKFTSTVCVHPVYKVCQFILSTVKFTSTVCVHPVYKVCQFIPSTFKFTSTVCVHPVYKVCQFILSTVKFTSTVCVHPVYKVCQSLLSTVKFTSTVSVHPVYKVCQFILYTVKFKSTVCVHPVYKASQVYEYSVCSSCVQGFILSTVKLTSTVCFHPVYKVCQFILSTVKFTSTVCFHPVYKVCQFILSTVKFTCTVCFHPVYKVCQFILSTVKFTSTVCFHPV; translated from the exons ATGTTTGACAT AGTGCGGTTCATACCATCTACTGTCAAGTTTACGAGTACAGTGTGTGTTCACCCTGTATACAAGGTCTGTCAGTTCATACCATCTACTGTCAAGTTTACGAGTACAGTGTGTGTTCACCCTGTATACAAGGTCTGTCAGTTCATACCATCTACTGTCAAGTTTACGAGTACAGTGTGTGTTCACCCTGTATACAAGGTCTGTCAGTTCATACCATCTTCTGTCAAGTTTACGAGTACAGTGTGTGTTCACCCTGTATACAAGGTCTGTCAGTTCATACTATCTACTGTCAAGTTTACGAGTACAGTGTGTGTTCACCCTGTGTACAAGGTCTGTCAGTTCATACTATCTACTGTCAAGTTTACGAGTACAGTGTGTGTTCACCCTGTATACAAGGTCTGTCAGTTCATACCATCTACTTTCAAGTTTACGAGTACAGTGTGTGTTCACCCTGTATACAAGGTCTGTCAGTTCATACTATCTACTGTCAAGTTTACGAGTACAGTGTGTGTTCACCCTGTGTACAAGGTCTGTCAGTCCCTACTATCTACTGTCAAGTTTACGAGTACAGTGTCTGTTCACCCTGTGTACAAGGTCTGTCAGTTCATACTATATACTGTCAAGTTTAAGAGTACAGTGTGTGTTCACCCAGTATACAAGGCCAGTCAAGTTTACGAGTACAGTGTGTGTTCATCCTGTGTACAAGGGTTCATACTATCTACTGTCAAGTTAACGAGTACAGTGTGTTTTCACCCTGTATACAAGGTCTGTCAGTTCATACTATCTACTGTCAAGTTTACAAGTACAGTGTGTTTTCACCCTGTATACAAG GTCTGTCAGTTCATACTATCTACTGTCAAGTTTACGTGTACAGTGTGTTTTCACCCTGTGTACAAGGTCTGTCAGTTCATACTATCTACTGTCAAGTTTACGAGTACAGTGTGTTTTCACCCTGTGTAA